The Dyella sp. 2HG41-7 sequence CGTGTTGCTGCCGCGACGTCAGTCGAGCATCTGGACAGCCATTGCCGACCGCAACCAAGAACAAGAGACCTTGCTGTCGTCACGCGCGCAAGCCGTGGCCGATGCATTGGCCGAACACGGCGCCTTGTTCTTCGACGAATTGATCGATGCGGCGCATCTGCTTCGTACCGAATTGGAAGATTCGCTGGGCGAACTGGTTTCCGCCGGACGCGTCACCGCCGACAGCTTCGCCGGTCTGCGCGCCCTGCTTACACCCGCAGCCAAGCGCGAATCGCCGCGGCATCGCCGCGTGCGCCGGCATGCGCTGAGCGAAATCGAAGACGCGGGCCGCTGGTCATTAGTGCGAAAAGCCTCGCCGTCCCCCTCGCGCGAAACCGCCAACAACGATGACAATATCGAACACATCGCCCGCGTGCTGCTCCGCCGCTACGGCGTCGTATTCTGGAAACTGCTGGAACGCGAAGCACCCTGGCTGCCTTCATGGCGCGAACTGTTGTGCGTCTACCATCGCCTCGAAGCCCGCGGCGAAATCCGCGGCGGCCGTTTCGTCGAAGGCTTGGTCGGCGAACAATTCGCGCTACCTGAAGCGATCGGCCAATTGCGCAGCGTGCGGCAACGACCGCCGGAACAACTGCGCGTATGCCTGAGCGGCAGCGATCCGCTGAACCTCGTCGGCACCGTTCTAGCCGGCGACCGCCTGCCCGCGCTGGCCGGCACGCGCGTGTTGTACGAAGACGGCATACCGGTCGCGGCCTTGGTGGCGAACAAACCGCAGTGGTTGATCGAAGGCGATCTTACGCAGCAGCGCCGCTGGTACAACGCGCTGCTGCGCCGTCCGGAACCGGACGGTTCCAGCGACGTCAGTTATTTGCGCAACTGATGGCAGTCACTCGCTGAAATCGGCGATGTAGATCAGCAATCCATCGCGCTCGCGATATTCGCTGCGACCATCCAGCGCGATGCTTTGCCCGGCGCGCACGCCGTTGGGCAAATCGATGGCGAATGTACCCTGGAAATGGATTTGCGCATGCGCCACGCCATCCAATTCCGCGTAACGGGTGATGGTTTGGTGGCGCGCGGAGAACAGATACTTGGAGCTTTCCGCTAGATGGCGGAGTTCGTAAGCGCCCACGGTGCGCACGCTCAGCACGCCGGCCGTGTAGTTCTCGAAGATTACCTCGTTGTGCATCGTGGCGATCATGGCATCGACATCGATGCGGTTGTAAGCGTCGATGTAGCGGTCGATGAGGGCACGCATGGTGTTTCTCCCGAGAGATAAGGCGAGCATACTCGCACGAGTCCCTTGCTTGGGAGACACCACGATGAAAGCGTCCGTCTTTGTCGGCGTCAGCGTCGACGGTTTTATGGCCAGGATCGATGGTGGTCTCGATTTTTTGCCGGAAGGTGGCGGCGAGCCGCATGGCTACGACGAGTTCATGAGCACGGTGGATGCGCTGGTCATAGGACGAAAAACCTACGAGACCGTGCTGGGTTTCAACGGATGGGCGTATGGCGAAAAATCCGTTTTCGTGCTGAGTTCGCGCGAGCTAGCGACGCCGCCTGCCAACGCCATCGTGCAGCGCATGTCGGGAGATCCGAAAGACATCGTCGCCAGTCTCGGTGAACAAGGCATTCACCATATCTATGTCGATGGTGGTCTCACCATCCAAGGATTTTTGCGCGCAGGGCTAATTCAACGCCTCGTGATAACGCGCGTACCCGTGCTGATTGGCAGCGGTATTCCGTTGTTTGGATCGCTCGCACACGACATCAAGCTGAAGCACATCGCAACGCGTTCGTACGCCAGTGGACTGGTGCAGAGCGAATACGAAGTGGCAGTCTGATCGATCAGGAATCATGCGCCCTCTCCCGAAACGAGAGAGGGCATGCAGCACGCGCGATGCGCGTTAGTGCTTCGTCACGTTATCCGTCTGCTCGATGAATTTCGCGGCGTTGTCGTGCAGCAGCTTCAGCGACGCTTCGTGCGCGTACACCATGTGGCCAGACGGATACCAGTCATAGCTGATGTTGTTCATCAGTTCCGGCTGCACCGGCAGATGATGCATCTCGTAATCCGCCGCGAAGAACGGCGTGGCGAGATCGTAGTAACCGCCGTTGAGCATCACCTTCAGATTCGGATTGGTCTTCATCGCCTTGGCCAGATCCGGCATCACGTTGACGGCGCCGTCGTGGCCGTCATGTTTGAAGTTCCAATCGTTGGCGTCGGCAAATTCGCGATAGACCTGATCCTGGCCGAATTTGAGGTCCTTGCGCACGTAGTTGTTGAACGCCGCGATATACGCCGAGCTGATCGAGGACGACTGCGGATCGTATTCGGCTTCCTTGCTCAGCGGATCGAGCGACGGGCCGGCGAAGCGCGAATCCAGGCGACCGGTGGTGTCGCCGCTGTCGCCGAGCAATTCGTGCTCGAACATGCCGCCGGTGATGCGCAGATTCGCCTTCAACAAATAGGGCACCGGAAGACCGATGTACTGATGCAGTTTTTCCGCGATGGCTTGTTTGCGCGCGTCATCGAGATTGGAACCGGCCATCATCGCT is a genomic window containing:
- a CDS encoding nuclear transport factor 2 family protein, which translates into the protein MRALIDRYIDAYNRIDVDAMIATMHNEVIFENYTAGVLSVRTVGAYELRHLAESSKYLFSARHQTITRYAELDGVAHAQIHFQGTFAIDLPNGVRAGQSIALDGRSEYRERDGLLIYIADFSE
- a CDS encoding dihydrofolate reductase family protein, which encodes MKASVFVGVSVDGFMARIDGGLDFLPEGGGEPHGYDEFMSTVDALVIGRKTYETVLGFNGWAYGEKSVFVLSSRELATPPANAIVQRMSGDPKDIVASLGEQGIHHIYVDGGLTIQGFLRAGLIQRLVITRVPVLIGSGIPLFGSLAHDIKLKHIATRSYASGLVQSEYEVAV